The Ziziphus jujuba cultivar Dongzao chromosome 7, ASM3175591v1 genome includes a region encoding these proteins:
- the LOC107422700 gene encoding uncharacterized protein LOC107422700 isoform X1, whose product MMQARNPNREEPSTPLMAQNDSLPYEGLIPQLFTSVPSLNEAASYLAQTTSYLTGCFSDNSVERSLGDAEDSNAYDQEMVTLSSRQTRGSAASSSEHVSSSGTHSSGEESSCTANDSSSIQTGISSVVSSETSTALVESNHAGQNGISIFQGLIDRVRRTVRGSADDIGWLQRDSGMPQVEDGTERFMEILESIRHGVHRLPNSVVYLLVPGLFSNHGPLYFVNTKMSFSKMGLACHIAKIHSEASVEKNSREIKEYIEEIYWGSGKRVLLLGHSKGGVDAAAALSLYWSDLKDKVAGLALAQSPYGGSPIASDILREGQIGDYVNIRKLMEILISKLIKGDLQALEDLTYEKRREFLKKHPLPRELPVVSFHTEAAITSAVLATLSHVAHAELPVVAPLSDGQPTKVPVVMPLGAAMAACAQLLQIRYGEKSDGLVTCRDAEVPGSIVVRPKRKLDHAWMVYSSLKDDSSEADASQVCEALLTLLVEAGQKKRHELAMKDE is encoded by the exons ATGATGCAAGCTAGAAACCCCAATCGCGAAGAGCCATCCACACCGTTAATG GCTCAGAATGATAGTTTACCATATGAAGGACTTATCCCTCAGCTATTTACATCTGTACCAAGTCTAAATGAAGCTGCCTCTTATCTTGCACAAACAACCTCGTACTTAACCGGCTGTTTCTCCGACAATTCAG TAGAGCGTTCTTTGGGAGATGCTGAGGATTCTAATGCGTATGATCAAGAAATGGTAACATTATCATCTAGACAAACCAGAGGATCTGCGGCTAGTTCTAGTGAGCATGTATCTTCAAGTGGAACACATTCATCAGGTGAAGAATCATCTTGTACTGCAAATGATTCTTCCTCCATCCAGACTGGAATCTCTTCAGTAGTTTCATCTGAAACTTCTACTGCCCTCGTAGAATCAAATCATGCTGGCCAAAATGGCATTTCTATCTTTCAAGG CCTTATTGATCGGGTGCGAAGAACTGTTCGTGGTTCTGCAGATGATATTGGATGGCTGCAACGTGATTCAGGAATGCCCCAGGTTGAAGATGGAACAGAAAGGTTCATGGAAATTCTTGAAAGTATCAG GCATGGTGTCCACAGATTGCCAAACTCTGTGGTTTACTTGCTTGTTCCAG GTCTTTTCAGCAACCATGGCCCACTATACTTTGTTAATACAAAAATGAGTTTCTCAAAGATGGGTTTGGCATGTCATATTGCCAAGATTCATAGTgag GCTTCGGTTGAGAAAAATTCCAGAGAGATCAAAGAATACATTGAAGAGATCTATTGGGGTTCTGGAAAACGTGTTTTGCTTCTTGGACATAGCAAAGGGGGAGTAGATGCAGCTGCTGCTTTATCATTGTATTGGTCTGATTTGAAAGATAAGGTTGCTGGATTGGCATTAGCCCAAAGCCCATATGGTGGTAGCCCAATAGCATCAGATATCTTGCGAGAAGGACAGATTGGTGATTATGTAAATATACGGAAATTAATGGAGATTCTGATCTCTAAATTAATTAAG GGTGATTTGCAAGCTCTCGAAGATCTTACTtatgagaagagaagagaatttTTGAAGAAACATCCTCTGCCGAGGGAACTTCCTGTTGTTTCATTCCACACGGAAGCTGCGATTACTTCGGCTGTTCTAGCCACGTTATCTCATGTTGCACATGCTGAGCTACCTGTGGTTGCTCCATTATCTGATGGTCAACCAACAAAAGTACCGGTAGTGATGCCCCTAGGTGCAGCCATGGCTGCTTGTGCTCAGCTGTTGCAGATCAGATATGGAGAGAAGAGTGATGGACTTGTCACTTGTCGAGATGCAGAAGTCCCTGGATCCATTGTTGTGCGGCCAAAACGGAAATTAGACCATGCCTGGATGGTTTATTCATCATTGAAAGATGATTCTTCTGAAGCAGATGCATCTCAAGTCTGTGAGGCTCTTTTAACGTTGCTTGTGGAAGCTGGGCAAAAGAAAAGACACGAACTAGCAATGAAAGACGAATAA
- the LOC107422700 gene encoding uncharacterized protein LOC107422700 isoform X2 → MMQARNPNREEPSTPLMAQNDSLPYEGLIPQLFTSVPSLNEAASYLAQTTSYLTGCFSDNSERSLGDAEDSNAYDQEMVTLSSRQTRGSAASSSEHVSSSGTHSSGEESSCTANDSSSIQTGISSVVSSETSTALVESNHAGQNGISIFQGLIDRVRRTVRGSADDIGWLQRDSGMPQVEDGTERFMEILESIRHGVHRLPNSVVYLLVPGLFSNHGPLYFVNTKMSFSKMGLACHIAKIHSEASVEKNSREIKEYIEEIYWGSGKRVLLLGHSKGGVDAAAALSLYWSDLKDKVAGLALAQSPYGGSPIASDILREGQIGDYVNIRKLMEILISKLIKGDLQALEDLTYEKRREFLKKHPLPRELPVVSFHTEAAITSAVLATLSHVAHAELPVVAPLSDGQPTKVPVVMPLGAAMAACAQLLQIRYGEKSDGLVTCRDAEVPGSIVVRPKRKLDHAWMVYSSLKDDSSEADASQVCEALLTLLVEAGQKKRHELAMKDE, encoded by the exons ATGATGCAAGCTAGAAACCCCAATCGCGAAGAGCCATCCACACCGTTAATG GCTCAGAATGATAGTTTACCATATGAAGGACTTATCCCTCAGCTATTTACATCTGTACCAAGTCTAAATGAAGCTGCCTCTTATCTTGCACAAACAACCTCGTACTTAACCGGCTGTTTCTCCGACAATTCAG AGCGTTCTTTGGGAGATGCTGAGGATTCTAATGCGTATGATCAAGAAATGGTAACATTATCATCTAGACAAACCAGAGGATCTGCGGCTAGTTCTAGTGAGCATGTATCTTCAAGTGGAACACATTCATCAGGTGAAGAATCATCTTGTACTGCAAATGATTCTTCCTCCATCCAGACTGGAATCTCTTCAGTAGTTTCATCTGAAACTTCTACTGCCCTCGTAGAATCAAATCATGCTGGCCAAAATGGCATTTCTATCTTTCAAGG CCTTATTGATCGGGTGCGAAGAACTGTTCGTGGTTCTGCAGATGATATTGGATGGCTGCAACGTGATTCAGGAATGCCCCAGGTTGAAGATGGAACAGAAAGGTTCATGGAAATTCTTGAAAGTATCAG GCATGGTGTCCACAGATTGCCAAACTCTGTGGTTTACTTGCTTGTTCCAG GTCTTTTCAGCAACCATGGCCCACTATACTTTGTTAATACAAAAATGAGTTTCTCAAAGATGGGTTTGGCATGTCATATTGCCAAGATTCATAGTgag GCTTCGGTTGAGAAAAATTCCAGAGAGATCAAAGAATACATTGAAGAGATCTATTGGGGTTCTGGAAAACGTGTTTTGCTTCTTGGACATAGCAAAGGGGGAGTAGATGCAGCTGCTGCTTTATCATTGTATTGGTCTGATTTGAAAGATAAGGTTGCTGGATTGGCATTAGCCCAAAGCCCATATGGTGGTAGCCCAATAGCATCAGATATCTTGCGAGAAGGACAGATTGGTGATTATGTAAATATACGGAAATTAATGGAGATTCTGATCTCTAAATTAATTAAG GGTGATTTGCAAGCTCTCGAAGATCTTACTtatgagaagagaagagaatttTTGAAGAAACATCCTCTGCCGAGGGAACTTCCTGTTGTTTCATTCCACACGGAAGCTGCGATTACTTCGGCTGTTCTAGCCACGTTATCTCATGTTGCACATGCTGAGCTACCTGTGGTTGCTCCATTATCTGATGGTCAACCAACAAAAGTACCGGTAGTGATGCCCCTAGGTGCAGCCATGGCTGCTTGTGCTCAGCTGTTGCAGATCAGATATGGAGAGAAGAGTGATGGACTTGTCACTTGTCGAGATGCAGAAGTCCCTGGATCCATTGTTGTGCGGCCAAAACGGAAATTAGACCATGCCTGGATGGTTTATTCATCATTGAAAGATGATTCTTCTGAAGCAGATGCATCTCAAGTCTGTGAGGCTCTTTTAACGTTGCTTGTGGAAGCTGGGCAAAAGAAAAGACACGAACTAGCAATGAAAGACGAATAA